The proteins below are encoded in one region of Bacillus vallismortis:
- a CDS encoding UDP-glucose dehydrogenase family protein, giving the protein MNITVIGTGYVGLVTGVSLSEIGHHVTCIDIDAHKIDEMRKGISPIFEPGLEELMSKNTAGGRLNFETSYEKGLAQADIIFIAVGTPQKSDGHANLEHITDVAKRIARHVKRDTIVVTKSTVPVGTNDLIERLIHQHLAEHVSISVASNPEFLREGSAIYDTFHGDRIVIGTADQTTAKTLAELFRPFQIPIYQTDIRSAEMIKYASNAFLATKISFINEISNICEKVGADIEAVASGMGQDQRIGGQFLKAGIGYGGSCFPKDTNALVQIAGNVEHDFELLKSVIKVNNNQQAMLVDKALNRLGGVTGKTIALLGLSFKPNTDDMREAPSIVIANRLAALDAHMRAYDPIAADHAKRVLPEAVEYKETIEEAVKGADAVMILTDWADIKQFPLAAYQNLMETPLIFDGRNCYTLDEAAAAGVEYYSVGRKAVVPAGAIQ; this is encoded by the coding sequence ATGAATATAACAGTCATCGGAACAGGTTATGTCGGTCTTGTGACAGGTGTTTCTCTTTCTGAGATTGGACATCATGTAACCTGCATTGATATTGACGCTCACAAGATTGATGAAATGAGAAAGGGCATTTCCCCCATATTTGAACCGGGTCTTGAAGAGCTGATGAGCAAAAATACAGCTGGTGGACGGCTGAATTTTGAAACGAGTTATGAGAAAGGCTTGGCGCAGGCAGACATTATTTTTATAGCGGTCGGAACACCGCAGAAAAGCGACGGGCACGCCAATCTGGAGCATATTACAGATGTGGCCAAACGCATCGCCCGGCATGTCAAACGGGATACTATCGTCGTAACGAAAAGCACAGTGCCCGTCGGGACAAACGATTTGATTGAGAGGCTGATCCATCAACATCTTGCGGAGCATGTCAGCATCTCGGTCGCATCCAATCCTGAGTTTTTGCGTGAAGGATCGGCAATCTATGACACGTTCCACGGCGACAGGATCGTCATCGGAACAGCGGACCAGACAACAGCCAAGACGCTTGCGGAGCTTTTCCGCCCGTTCCAAATCCCGATTTATCAGACGGATATCCGAAGCGCCGAGATGATCAAATATGCCTCAAATGCTTTTCTAGCCACTAAGATCAGTTTTATCAATGAGATTTCGAATATATGTGAAAAGGTCGGCGCTGATATTGAAGCGGTCGCGTCTGGCATGGGACAGGATCAGCGGATCGGAGGCCAGTTTTTAAAAGCCGGCATAGGCTACGGCGGCTCTTGTTTTCCGAAGGACACTAACGCCCTCGTGCAAATTGCCGGCAATGTCGAGCATGATTTTGAGCTGCTGAAATCGGTCATCAAAGTCAATAACAATCAGCAGGCGATGCTGGTAGATAAAGCGCTGAACAGGCTCGGCGGGGTGACGGGAAAAACGATTGCCCTTTTGGGACTGTCATTTAAACCAAATACGGATGATATGAGGGAAGCGCCGTCGATTGTCATCGCAAACCGTCTCGCTGCGCTCGACGCCCATATGAGAGCCTACGATCCCATTGCCGCGGACCATGCGAAGCGTGTTCTGCCAGAAGCTGTTGAATATAAAGAGACAATTGAGGAAGCCGTCAAAGGCGCTGACGCTGTCATGATTTTAACCGACTGGGCCGACATTAAACAATTCCCGTTAGCGGCCTATCAGAACTTGATGGAAACGCCGCTCATCTTTGACGGCAGAAATTGCTACACATTAGATGAAGCAGCTGCTGCAGGGGTGGAGTATTATTCTGTTGGACGGAAGGCTGTTGTTCCGGCAGGTGCAATTCAATAG
- a CDS encoding tyrosine-protein phosphatase has product MIDIHCHILPAMDDGASASAESIEMARAAVHQGIRTIVATPHHKNGVYENEPAAVKEAAAQLNKRLIKEDIPLTVVPGQEIRIYGDLERDLAERQLLPLNDTKYILIEFPFDQVPRYAERLFYDLQLKGYIPVIAHPERNMEIRENPSLLYHLVEKGAAAQITSGSLAGIFGKQLKAFSLRLAEANMIHFVASDAHNLKTRDFRYQEAFAVLEKKFGTDLPYMLTENAELLLQNQTIFRQPPQPLKRRKLFGLL; this is encoded by the coding sequence ATGATAGATATTCACTGTCACATTCTTCCGGCAATGGATGACGGGGCAAGCGCTTCGGCCGAAAGCATAGAAATGGCAAGAGCCGCTGTTCACCAGGGAATCCGAACCATTGTAGCGACACCGCATCATAAGAACGGTGTGTATGAAAACGAGCCGGCGGCAGTTAAAGAAGCGGCAGCTCAGTTAAACAAACGTTTAATCAAAGAAGACATCCCGTTAACCGTGGTTCCGGGTCAGGAAATCAGAATATACGGCGATTTGGAGCGGGACCTTGCTGAACGGCAGCTGCTCCCGCTGAATGATACAAAATACATCCTGATTGAGTTTCCGTTTGATCAGGTTCCCCGCTACGCGGAGCGGCTTTTTTATGATTTGCAGCTGAAAGGCTATATTCCGGTTATCGCCCATCCGGAACGGAACATGGAAATACGCGAAAACCCGTCGCTTCTGTATCATCTTGTGGAAAAAGGAGCGGCAGCTCAGATTACGTCAGGTAGTCTTGCGGGGATTTTCGGAAAACAGCTGAAAGCCTTTTCTCTTCGGCTGGCTGAAGCCAATATGATTCATTTCGTAGCCTCAGATGCCCATAATCTGAAAACAAGAGACTTTCGTTACCAGGAAGCTTTTGCTGTTCTTGAGAAAAAATTCGGAACGGATTTACCCTATATGCTGACGGAAAACGCCGAGCTCCTGCTGCAAAATCAGACAATCTTCAGACAGCCTCCGCAGCCGCTCAAAAGAAGAAAATTATTTGGGCTCTTGTAA